Proteins co-encoded in one Polynucleobacter sp. MG-6-Vaara-E2 genomic window:
- a CDS encoding undecaprenyl-diphosphate phosphatase, translating to MDPILLLKVVILGVVEGFTEFLPISSTGHLILVGDLLDFNDERGKAFEVIIQFGAILAVCWEFREKLLKVVFSATKSATSRRFILNLLIASVPAMGLGFVFGKHIKAVLFSPIPVAAAFILGALIIFWAERRQEKNSTVNSRIHSVDDLSYLDALKVGIAQCAALIPGTSRSGATIIGGMLFGLPRGVATEFSFFLAIPVIGGATAYELLKLWKNPIVISSEFTVAIAIGFVVAFISAFVCVRWLIHYVAHHNFIPFAWYRIVFGLLVLITSYSGLIAWSH from the coding sequence ATGGATCCAATATTGTTACTAAAAGTAGTCATTCTCGGGGTGGTAGAGGGCTTCACAGAGTTTTTGCCAATTTCCAGTACGGGGCACCTGATATTAGTCGGCGATTTGTTAGATTTCAATGACGAGCGAGGTAAAGCTTTTGAAGTCATTATTCAGTTTGGCGCTATTTTGGCTGTCTGCTGGGAGTTCAGAGAAAAGCTTCTTAAGGTGGTATTTTCTGCAACGAAGAGCGCTACCTCCCGCCGTTTCATTTTGAATTTGCTAATCGCTTCGGTCCCCGCTATGGGACTAGGTTTTGTGTTTGGCAAGCATATTAAGGCGGTGCTGTTTTCACCGATCCCGGTTGCAGCCGCCTTTATCCTAGGCGCCCTCATTATTTTCTGGGCTGAGCGAAGACAAGAAAAAAACAGCACTGTCAATAGTCGGATCCATTCAGTTGATGACCTCTCTTATTTAGACGCATTAAAAGTGGGGATTGCACAATGTGCTGCATTGATCCCAGGTACCTCAAGATCTGGTGCAACGATTATTGGGGGTATGCTATTCGGATTGCCTCGAGGAGTAGCAACAGAGTTCTCCTTCTTCTTAGCTATTCCAGTCATTGGTGGTGCAACTGCTTACGAGCTTTTAAAGCTTTGGAAAAATCCCATTGTGATCTCTAGCGAATTTACTGTCGCCATAGCCATTGGTTTTGTAGTAGCTTTTATTTCTGCTTTTGTTTGTGTGCGCTGGTTAATCCATTATGTTGCACACCACAATTTCATTCCATTTGCTTGGTATCGTATTGTGTTTGGATTGCTCGTTCTGATTACTTCATATAGTGGTTTGATTGCATGGTCACATTAA
- a CDS encoding DUF2721 domain-containing protein yields the protein MDVSIDAITNNIQLALAPVFLLTAVATLINAISGRLARTVDRMRAIQNALFEGKIKDVEALRHMEVEANEAKIRGRLCTAAIFFDVLSGVFISLTVLELFFFQAGAVRSLQTTYVIWTFVLGLISFMTSLSIVLAEVVYAYRSAGWRAPRNY from the coding sequence ATGGATGTATCAATAGACGCAATCACGAACAATATTCAACTGGCCTTGGCGCCAGTGTTCTTATTGACTGCTGTCGCAACATTAATTAATGCGATCTCTGGTCGTTTGGCGAGAACAGTTGATCGGATGCGAGCCATTCAGAATGCATTGTTCGAAGGAAAAATTAAGGATGTAGAAGCTTTACGGCACATGGAGGTTGAGGCAAATGAGGCTAAGATTCGCGGCCGTCTGTGTACCGCAGCCATCTTTTTTGATGTCCTAAGTGGCGTATTCATCTCATTAACTGTCCTGGAGTTGTTTTTCTTTCAGGCAGGGGCTGTTCGTTCCTTGCAGACCACTTATGTCATTTGGACCTTTGTGCTGGGTCTGATATCCTTTATGACATCCTTATCTATCGTTTTAGCTGAAGTCGTTTATGCCTATAGATCGGCTGGCTGGCGAGCTCCAAGAAACTACTAA